In Desulfobulbus oralis, one DNA window encodes the following:
- a CDS encoding YkvA family protein produces MKATKPADFLLRFWAMLRHSKRIFLARSTPLPVKLVLALGLLYCISPWDLLPEWLPVLGVMDDLALAALLIGWANTFSLPDDDGEEPKASAQGRPDTDRRSC; encoded by the coding sequence ATGAAGGCGACAAAACCGGCCGACTTTCTGCTCCGTTTCTGGGCGATGCTCAGGCACAGCAAACGGATTTTTCTGGCCAGAAGCACACCGCTCCCGGTCAAGCTGGTACTGGCCCTGGGGCTTTTATACTGCATCTCGCCCTGGGATCTCCTTCCTGAATGGCTGCCGGTCCTCGGCGTGATGGATGATCTGGCCCTGGCGGCGCTCCTGATCGGCTGGGCCAATACCTTCAGCCTGCCTGACGACGATGGGGAAGAGCCCAAGGCCAGCGCCCAGGGCCGTCCGGACACCGACAGGCGGTCTTGCTGA
- a CDS encoding enoyl-ACP reductase FabI: MDFLELSGKYVVVFGLANKKSVACAIAQVLTLAGARLIQVVRSEERAATARRLFPESLVFCCDVAEEANILRVRDEIAAVLNGSRIDGLAHAIAFANYAGGIRPFHATAKADFLQAMDISCFSFISIANHFRDLLAPTASVLTISISTTRMAAENYGYMAPIKAALESSLCFLAKSFSGFSEVRFNAVCPGLLKTSASAGIPGYIDSYLFAEKATLRKRALSTMEAANAAAFLLSPRSSGITGQCLVVDAGMGMNYFDREIVNGANR, from the coding sequence ATGGATTTTCTCGAACTTTCCGGCAAATATGTGGTGGTCTTCGGCCTGGCCAACAAAAAATCCGTGGCCTGCGCCATTGCCCAGGTACTGACTCTGGCCGGAGCACGGCTGATTCAGGTGGTGCGCAGCGAAGAGCGGGCGGCAACAGCCCGCAGGCTCTTCCCCGAAAGCCTGGTCTTCTGCTGCGATGTGGCGGAGGAGGCCAACATCCTGCGCGTGCGGGACGAAATTGCGGCGGTCCTGAACGGCAGCCGCATTGACGGCCTGGCGCATGCCATCGCCTTTGCCAACTACGCGGGCGGCATCAGGCCCTTTCACGCCACGGCCAAGGCCGACTTTCTGCAGGCCATGGATATTTCCTGCTTCTCGTTCATCTCTATTGCCAACCACTTCAGGGACCTGCTGGCGCCGACGGCTTCCGTGCTCACCATCTCCATTTCCACCACCCGCATGGCTGCGGAGAACTACGGCTACATGGCCCCCATCAAGGCCGCCCTGGAATCCTCGCTCTGCTTTCTGGCCAAGAGCTTTTCCGGCTTTTCGGAGGTCCGCTTCAACGCGGTCTGCCCGGGGCTCCTCAAAACCTCGGCCTCTGCCGGCATTCCCGGCTATATCGACAGCTATCTCTTTGCCGAAAAGGCCACCCTGCGCAAGCGGGCCCTCAGTACCATGGAGGCGGCCAATGCAGCGGCCTTTCTCCTCTCCCCCCGCTCCTCCGGCATCACCGGCCAGTGTTTGGTGGTGGACGCCGGCATGGGAATGAATTACTTTGACCGGGAAATCGTAAACGGCGCGAACCGCTGA
- a CDS encoding alpha/beta fold hydrolase — protein MVNPDPQLAEFPYQPHFADIGAHRLAYLDEGPEEDRAAPVLVMLHGNPSWSYLFRNLVARLRGRFRCIVPDHLGCGFSDKPQAASYRLAMHIDNLEALLAALGIGRCGLVVHDWGGAIGMGWAVRHPGRVAAMVVCNTAAFRSGQIPRRIALCRLPLLGPLAVRGLNAFVQAATLMAVRRRMRPEIAAGFAAPYDSWARRVAILRFVQDIPMQPAHPSWATLVAIEAALPTLADKPLLLAWGGRDFCFGRDFYEEWRRRFPHAEAHWFPEAGHYLFEDAGAEIFPLIDDFCSRNLRKQA, from the coding sequence ATGGTGAATCCCGATCCACAGCTTGCCGAATTTCCCTACCAGCCCCATTTCGCCGACATCGGCGCGCATCGCCTCGCCTATCTGGATGAAGGACCGGAGGAGGATAGGGCGGCGCCGGTTCTGGTCATGCTCCACGGCAACCCGAGCTGGTCCTACCTGTTCCGGAATCTGGTCGCGCGCCTGCGCGGGCGCTTTCGTTGCATCGTGCCGGATCATCTGGGCTGCGGGTTTTCCGACAAACCGCAGGCAGCCTCCTACCGGCTCGCCATGCACATCGACAATCTGGAGGCACTGCTGGCTGCTCTGGGCATCGGGCGCTGCGGCCTCGTCGTCCACGACTGGGGCGGGGCCATCGGCATGGGCTGGGCGGTGCGGCATCCCGGGCGGGTGGCCGCGATGGTGGTCTGCAACACCGCGGCCTTCCGCTCCGGGCAGATACCGCGCCGTATTGCCCTCTGCCGCCTGCCACTCCTGGGTCCCCTGGCCGTGCGCGGCCTGAATGCCTTTGTTCAGGCGGCCACCCTCATGGCGGTGCGCCGGCGGATGCGGCCGGAAATTGCCGCCGGCTTTGCCGCGCCCTACGATTCCTGGGCCAGGCGGGTGGCGATTCTGCGCTTTGTGCAGGATATTCCCATGCAGCCCGCCCATCCCAGCTGGGCCACCCTTGTGGCCATCGAAGCGGCGCTGCCCACGCTTGCCGACAAGCCGCTCCTGCTCGCCTGGGGCGGCCGCGATTTCTGCTTTGGCCGGGATTTCTACGAGGAGTGGCGCCGCCGCTTTCCCCATGCCGAGGCCCACTGGTTTCCAGAAGCCGGGCACTATCTCTTTGAAGACGCGGGGGCGGAGATTTTTCCGCTCATCGACGATTTTTGTTCCCGCAACTTGAGGAAACAGGCATGA
- a CDS encoding 3-oxoacyl-ACP synthase III: MHYQKVCLHSFGLALPPRVLSSEEIEAELAPLYSRLKLPAGRLELMTGIRTRRFWPEGTRPSEAASLAGEEALVRSGLDRAAIGALIFSSVSRDMMEPATASFVHRRLGLPAACQIFDLSNACLGFLNGMMLVANMLELGQIQAGLVVAGETAEDLLASTLRRMLGDPSLSRRSIKPLFASLTIGSGAVALVMTRKDFADSGHRLCGGAYRANSGWNHLCQGGSSEQGTLMSTDSEELLVHGIETAAACWRQFSAELGWTADSIQRFFCHQVGRAHAARLFAALQLDPARNFETLPILGNVGSVSAPLTMACGIEAGQLLPGQRAALLGIGSGINSLMLGVEW; the protein is encoded by the coding sequence ATGCACTACCAGAAGGTCTGTCTGCACAGCTTTGGTCTGGCCCTGCCGCCCAGGGTGCTGAGTTCGGAGGAGATCGAAGCCGAACTGGCGCCGCTCTACAGCCGCCTGAAACTCCCGGCCGGCCGGCTGGAGCTGATGACCGGCATCAGGACCCGGCGCTTCTGGCCGGAGGGCACGCGGCCCAGCGAGGCGGCCTCTCTGGCGGGCGAAGAGGCGCTGGTTCGCTCCGGCCTTGACCGCGCGGCTATCGGCGCTCTGATCTTCAGCTCAGTCAGCCGCGACATGATGGAGCCGGCCACGGCCTCCTTTGTGCACCGCCGCCTGGGCCTGCCCGCTGCCTGCCAGATTTTCGACCTCTCGAACGCCTGCCTGGGCTTCCTGAACGGCATGATGCTGGTGGCCAACATGCTGGAGCTGGGCCAGATACAGGCCGGGCTGGTGGTGGCGGGGGAGACCGCCGAAGATCTGCTGGCCTCCACCCTGCGCCGCATGCTTGGCGACCCGAGCCTCAGCCGCAGGAGCATCAAGCCGCTCTTCGCCTCGCTCACCATCGGTTCCGGGGCCGTGGCGCTGGTCATGACGCGAAAGGATTTTGCCGACAGCGGCCACCGACTCTGCGGCGGCGCCTACCGGGCCAACAGCGGTTGGAACCACCTCTGCCAGGGCGGCAGTTCGGAACAGGGCACCCTCATGTCCACGGATTCCGAGGAGCTGCTGGTGCACGGCATAGAAACCGCAGCCGCCTGCTGGCGGCAGTTTTCCGCGGAGCTGGGCTGGACAGCGGACAGCATCCAGCGCTTTTTCTGCCATCAGGTGGGCCGGGCCCATGCGGCGCGGCTCTTTGCCGCCCTGCAGCTTGACCCGGCCAGAAATTTCGAGACCCTGCCCATCCTGGGCAATGTCGGCTCGGTGTCCGCACCGCTCACCATGGCCTGCGGCATCGAGGCCGGCCAACTGCTGCCCGGCCAGCGGGCCGCCCTGTTGGGCATCGGCTCGGGCATCAACTCGCTCATGCTGGGAGTGGAATGGTGA